The Mycolicibacterium boenickei genome has a segment encoding these proteins:
- a CDS encoding amino acid permease translates to MGETPALKKALSQRQLRMIAIGGVIGAGLFVGSGVVIGKTGPGVFITYALAGVLVIMVMRMLAEMAVANPSTGSFADYSRNALGNWAGFSVGWLYWYFWVIVVGFEAIAGAKIIQFWVDVPIWLTALILLIAMTATNLFSVSSFGEFEYWFAGIKVAAILAFIGLGSLYVIGLWPHKEMDFSNLTSHGGFFPLGAMAVTVGVVTVIFSMVGAEIATIAAAESSDPERAVAKAANSVILRIAVFFVGSAFLLVTILPWNSEQVAASPFVSAFTEIGIPYADHIMNAVVLTAVLSCLNSGMYTASRMLFVLAARREAPPQLVSVTRRGVPAAAILASSVIGFLGVIASAFSPDFIFKFLLDSSGAVILFVYLLIAVSQIVLRYRASADTLKVKMWLFPVLSILTATAIFAILVQMFVQGGDNRTALTMSLLSWAVVIVLFVANRWFISHRPEVAGVSPEAGAAHPHRVLVLANQTVESTELLDELRRIGADRDTVYQVVVPASPIDTGVAATHGPLDISEATTRAAQNRLDQTLNTLRSEQLQADGELGDYRPLRALAHAVDTFRPDQIVISTLPPEDSVWHRFDVVDRARADYQIPVTHVVSRVRTEEHAS, encoded by the coding sequence ATGGGTGAAACACCCGCCCTGAAAAAGGCGCTGAGTCAGCGACAACTGCGGATGATCGCGATCGGCGGCGTCATCGGCGCCGGACTGTTCGTCGGTTCCGGCGTGGTCATCGGCAAAACCGGCCCCGGTGTCTTCATCACCTATGCCCTCGCCGGGGTTCTGGTCATCATGGTCATGCGGATGCTCGCCGAAATGGCCGTTGCCAATCCGTCGACCGGATCGTTCGCCGACTATTCGCGCAATGCGCTCGGCAACTGGGCCGGCTTCTCGGTCGGCTGGCTGTATTGGTACTTCTGGGTGATCGTGGTCGGCTTCGAAGCCATCGCCGGCGCGAAGATCATCCAGTTCTGGGTCGACGTCCCCATCTGGCTGACGGCACTGATCCTGTTGATCGCGATGACCGCCACCAACCTGTTCTCGGTGTCGTCGTTCGGCGAGTTTGAATACTGGTTCGCCGGCATCAAGGTGGCCGCGATCCTGGCGTTCATCGGCCTGGGTTCGCTGTACGTCATCGGGTTGTGGCCGCACAAGGAGATGGACTTCTCGAACCTGACCTCGCACGGCGGCTTCTTCCCGCTCGGCGCCATGGCGGTCACGGTCGGTGTGGTGACGGTGATCTTCTCGATGGTCGGCGCCGAGATCGCTACCATCGCGGCCGCCGAATCTTCCGATCCCGAGCGCGCGGTGGCGAAGGCCGCCAACTCGGTGATCCTGCGCATCGCGGTGTTCTTCGTCGGTTCGGCGTTCCTGCTCGTGACGATCCTGCCGTGGAACAGCGAGCAGGTCGCCGCGTCGCCGTTCGTGTCGGCCTTCACCGAGATAGGCATCCCCTACGCCGATCACATCATGAACGCGGTGGTGCTCACGGCCGTGCTGAGCTGCTTGAACTCCGGGATGTACACCGCCTCTCGGATGCTGTTCGTGCTGGCGGCGCGCCGCGAGGCACCGCCACAATTGGTCTCGGTGACGCGGCGCGGCGTTCCAGCGGCCGCGATCCTGGCATCGTCGGTCATCGGTTTCCTGGGCGTGATCGCCTCGGCGTTCTCGCCGGACTTCATCTTCAAGTTCCTGCTGGATTCCAGCGGAGCGGTGATCCTGTTCGTCTACCTGCTGATCGCGGTCTCCCAGATCGTGCTGCGGTACCGCGCCTCGGCCGACACCCTCAAGGTCAAGATGTGGCTGTTCCCGGTGCTGTCCATCCTCACCGCGACGGCCATCTTCGCGATCCTGGTGCAGATGTTCGTGCAGGGCGGGGACAACCGGACCGCGCTGACCATGAGCTTGTTGTCGTGGGCCGTGGTGATCGTGCTGTTCGTGGCGAACCGCTGGTTCATCTCACACCGTCCCGAGGTGGCCGGCGTTTCCCCGGAGGCCGGTGCCGCGCATCCGCACCGCGTACTGGTGCTGGCCAATCAGACCGTGGAATCCACCGAGCTGCTCGACGAGCTGCGTCGCATCGGAGCCGACCGCGACACCGTCTATCAGGTGGTGGTGCCGGCCAGTCCGATCGACACCGGGGTGGCCGCCACGCACGGTCCTCTCGACATCTCGGAGGCCACCACCCGCGCGGCGCAGAACCGCCTCGATCAGACGCTGAACACATTGCGCTCCGAGCAGTTGCAAGCCGACGGCGAGCTGGGCGACTACCGACCGCTGCGGGCCCTGGCGCACGCCGTCGACACGTTCCGGCCCGACCAGATCGTGATATCGACACTGCCGCCGGAGGACTCGGTGTGGCACCGCTTCGACGTCGTCGACCGGGCCCGCGCCGACTACCAGATCCCGGTGACGCACGTGGTGTCGCGAGTGCGCACCGAGGAGCACGCGTCGTGA
- a CDS encoding PucR family transcriptional regulator, whose amino-acid sequence MADPVSADFSGRMQLIVDALAQTLDRAVLLDDEELTPITHSRQLGELDDVRVHSVLQRETRAEVKAALFEFGIGSADSALWIPAFPQHNLMPRFCVPVRSASERFGYLWIIVPEGSLPEHGEQLAKRAGADLLDILDRRNAALRAEESAQQGLLMRLIAAEDPGQAHAVVAELHTRSMAEPHDVVQVFAFEPGADGAGDPIDRGLALRLRLTATDRTRRWYTMAGSPTTVLAVSRSDPGSPATAETVAEAVRASYGTRPEIGASGAPLPITQAALGFRQARLALMLAGVGVGSVQVVDWSALGSWRTLALLGQAYDRDRLGELVHSGIVSLIEQGREDLLRTLETYLANGGDVRRTSEDMYLHRSTLYYRLEKLTEAVGSDLSDGETRFDLMLSLRLARLAGLYRPDSTSV is encoded by the coding sequence GTGGCCGATCCGGTGAGCGCTGACTTCAGTGGCCGCATGCAGCTGATCGTCGACGCGCTGGCTCAAACCCTGGACCGGGCCGTGCTGCTGGACGACGAGGAGCTGACCCCGATCACCCACAGCCGTCAGCTCGGCGAACTCGACGACGTGCGGGTCCACAGCGTGCTGCAACGCGAGACCCGCGCGGAGGTCAAGGCGGCGCTGTTCGAATTCGGCATCGGGTCGGCGGACTCGGCGCTGTGGATTCCGGCGTTCCCGCAACACAATCTGATGCCGCGGTTCTGTGTGCCGGTACGGTCGGCGTCCGAGCGGTTCGGCTACCTCTGGATCATCGTCCCCGAGGGGTCACTGCCCGAGCACGGCGAGCAGCTGGCCAAGCGGGCGGGTGCCGACTTGCTGGACATCCTCGACCGCCGCAACGCCGCGCTGCGCGCCGAAGAGTCCGCGCAGCAGGGCCTGCTGATGCGGCTGATCGCCGCCGAGGACCCCGGGCAGGCCCATGCGGTGGTCGCCGAACTGCACACCAGGTCGATGGCCGAGCCGCACGACGTGGTCCAGGTTTTCGCGTTCGAGCCAGGCGCTGACGGCGCGGGCGATCCGATAGATCGAGGCCTGGCGCTGCGGTTGCGGTTGACGGCCACCGACCGGACGCGCCGGTGGTACACCATGGCCGGATCCCCGACCACCGTCCTGGCGGTGTCGCGTTCCGACCCCGGTTCCCCCGCGACCGCCGAAACTGTTGCGGAGGCGGTCCGGGCCAGCTACGGAACCCGCCCAGAGATCGGGGCCTCCGGCGCTCCCCTGCCGATAACGCAAGCCGCCCTTGGGTTTCGGCAGGCGCGGCTGGCGCTGATGCTGGCCGGCGTCGGCGTGGGCAGCGTCCAGGTGGTCGACTGGTCCGCCCTCGGCTCGTGGCGCACGCTGGCGCTGCTGGGCCAGGCCTACGACCGGGACCGGCTCGGCGAGCTGGTCCACTCAGGCATCGTCAGCCTGATCGAGCAGGGTCGCGAAGACCTGCTCCGCACGCTCGAGACCTACCTGGCCAACGGCGGCGACGTGCGACGCACCTCCGAGGACATGTATCTGCACCGGTCCACGCTGTACTACCGGTTGGAGAAGCTGACCGAGGCCGTCGGCAGCGATCTCAGCGACGGTGAAACCCGTTTCGATCTGATGCTGAGCCTGCGCCTGGCGCGCCTGGCCGGGCTCTACCGGCCCGATTCGACAAGTGTCTGA
- a CDS encoding 5-formyltetrahydrofolate cyclo-ligase, producing the protein MTPPTKTELRADVLRARRALPADRRDSEAQALCRWLPSLVRDGQTVCAYVPVGSEPGSQALLDTLLELGVRVLLPVARNDGDGRGMPMQWGPYEPGTLVAAEFGLREPAPPWLPAGRIADAEVILVPALAVDRNGNRLGRGAGFYDRSLIYAAPHARLVAVVRDDELVDEVPADPHDVRMTHALTPSGGIVTLRR; encoded by the coding sequence GTGACCCCGCCGACAAAGACCGAGTTGAGAGCTGACGTTCTTCGGGCCAGACGGGCGCTGCCGGCCGACCGCCGCGACAGCGAGGCGCAGGCGCTTTGCCGCTGGCTGCCCTCGTTGGTGCGCGACGGGCAAACGGTGTGCGCCTATGTTCCCGTCGGCTCCGAACCCGGGTCGCAGGCGCTGTTGGACACCCTTCTGGAACTCGGTGTGCGCGTGCTGCTTCCGGTCGCCCGCAACGACGGCGACGGCCGCGGCATGCCGATGCAGTGGGGCCCGTACGAGCCCGGCACGTTGGTGGCGGCGGAGTTCGGCCTCCGCGAGCCCGCACCCCCGTGGTTGCCCGCCGGACGGATCGCGGACGCCGAGGTGATCCTCGTGCCCGCGCTGGCCGTCGACCGCAACGGGAACCGGCTGGGCCGCGGCGCCGGGTTCTACGACCGCAGCCTCATCTACGCCGCACCGCACGCGCGCCTGGTCGCGGTGGTGCGCGACGACGAACTGGTCGACGAGGTGCCGGCCGATCCCCACGACGTACGGATGACGCACGCGCTGACGCCGTCGGGCGGAATCGTGACGTTGCGGCGTTGA
- a CDS encoding UTP--glucose-1-phosphate uridylyltransferase — protein sequence MSTSHKAPEVPIPYTAVVPAAGLGTRFLPATKTVPKELLPVVDTPGIELVAAEAAEAGAERLIIITSEGKDGVVAHFVEDLVLEGTLEARGKKTMLEKVRRAPALIKVESVVQAEPLGLGHAVGCVEGSLAPDEDAIAVLLPDDLVLPTGVLETMSKVRAKRGGTVLCAIEVPEDEISAYGVFDVETVPDAANPNVLRVKGMVEKPKSDDAPSPYAAAGRYLLDRAIFDALRRVSRGVGGEIQLTDAIALLIEEGHPVHVVVHRGARHDLGNPGGYLKAAVDFALERDDYGPDLRRWLVERLGLTGQDG from the coding sequence ATGAGCACGTCTCACAAGGCACCTGAGGTGCCGATTCCCTACACGGCCGTGGTCCCGGCGGCCGGTCTGGGTACGCGATTCCTGCCCGCCACCAAGACGGTGCCCAAGGAATTGCTGCCGGTCGTCGACACCCCAGGCATCGAGCTGGTCGCCGCCGAGGCGGCCGAGGCCGGTGCCGAGCGCTTGATCATCATCACCTCCGAAGGCAAAGACGGCGTCGTCGCGCACTTCGTCGAGGACCTGGTGCTCGAGGGCACGCTGGAGGCTCGCGGCAAGAAGACGATGCTGGAGAAGGTCCGTCGCGCTCCGGCCCTGATCAAGGTCGAATCCGTGGTGCAGGCCGAGCCGCTGGGCCTGGGGCACGCCGTCGGCTGCGTCGAGGGCTCGCTGGCTCCCGACGAGGACGCGATCGCGGTGCTGCTGCCCGATGATCTGGTGCTGCCCACCGGTGTGCTGGAGACCATGTCCAAGGTTCGCGCCAAGCGCGGCGGAACCGTGCTGTGCGCCATCGAGGTGCCCGAAGACGAGATCAGTGCCTACGGCGTCTTCGACGTCGAGACCGTGCCCGACGCGGCCAACCCGAACGTGCTGCGGGTCAAGGGCATGGTGGAAAAGCCCAAGTCCGACGATGCGCCGTCGCCCTACGCCGCCGCCGGCCGCTACCTCCTGGACCGGGCGATCTTCGATGCGTTGCGCCGGGTTTCGCGCGGGGTGGGCGGGGAGATCCAGCTGACCGACGCCATCGCGCTGCTGATCGAAGAGGGGCATCCGGTCCATGTCGTCGTGCACCGCGGAGCCCGACACGACCTGGGAAATCCCGGCGGCTACCTGAAGGCTGCGGTTGACTTTGCGTTGGAACGTGACGACTACGGCCCCGATTTGCGGCGGTGGTTGGTCGAACGATTGGGTCTGACCGGACAGGACGGCTAG
- the glp gene encoding molybdotransferase-like divisome protein Glp, whose translation MRSVEEQQARVAAAAVAPRPVRVAIAESQGLMCAEEVVTERPMPGFDQAAIDGYAVRSVDVLSVGDGAGEISLPVMGSIEAGARTPSRLQPRQAARVQTGAPMPTLADAVLPLRWTDGGESRVRILRSVRSGAYVRRTGDDVQPGDVAVRAGTIIGPAQVGLLAAVGRDRVLVHPRPRLSVMCVGGELVDVSRNPGTGQVYDVNSYALAAAGRDAGAEVNRVGIISTDPGELRETVEGQVNRNEIVVIAGAVGGAAAESVRTVLSELGEMEVARIAMHPGSVQGFGQLGRDRVPVFLLPANPVSALVVFEVMVRPLIRLSLGKRQPMRRMVQARTLSPISSVAGRTGYLRGQLMRDQDTGEYLVQALGGAPGASTHLLATLAEANCLVVIPSEVDEVRTGETVDVAFLAQRG comes from the coding sequence GTGCGTTCGGTGGAGGAACAGCAGGCTCGGGTAGCGGCTGCTGCGGTGGCCCCCCGACCGGTGCGAGTGGCCATCGCCGAGTCTCAGGGCCTGATGTGTGCCGAAGAGGTCGTCACCGAACGACCCATGCCTGGATTCGATCAGGCCGCGATCGACGGTTACGCGGTGCGCAGCGTCGACGTGCTGTCCGTGGGTGACGGCGCCGGGGAGATCAGCCTGCCCGTGATGGGCTCGATCGAGGCGGGAGCCCGCACCCCGAGCCGGTTGCAGCCGCGGCAGGCCGCGCGCGTGCAGACCGGCGCACCGATGCCCACTCTGGCCGATGCGGTGCTGCCGTTGCGATGGACCGACGGCGGTGAGAGCCGGGTCCGCATCCTGCGCAGTGTGCGCTCGGGCGCCTATGTCCGGCGCACCGGTGACGATGTGCAACCCGGCGACGTCGCGGTCCGGGCGGGCACCATCATCGGCCCGGCCCAGGTGGGTCTGCTGGCCGCGGTCGGGCGGGACCGGGTGCTGGTGCATCCGCGGCCGAGGTTGTCGGTGATGTGCGTGGGCGGTGAGCTCGTCGACGTGTCCCGCAATCCGGGCACGGGCCAGGTGTACGACGTGAACTCCTATGCGCTGGCCGCGGCGGGCCGCGACGCGGGTGCCGAGGTCAACCGGGTCGGCATCATCAGCACCGACCCCGGGGAATTACGGGAAACCGTTGAGGGCCAAGTCAATCGCAACGAGATCGTGGTCATCGCCGGTGCCGTGGGCGGAGCCGCCGCCGAGTCGGTGCGCACCGTGCTCTCTGAACTCGGCGAGATGGAAGTGGCGCGGATCGCGATGCACCCGGGCTCGGTGCAGGGCTTCGGCCAGCTCGGCCGCGACCGCGTTCCGGTGTTCCTGCTGCCCGCCAACCCGGTAAGTGCGCTGGTGGTGTTCGAGGTGATGGTGCGCCCGCTGATCCGGCTCTCGCTGGGCAAGCGCCAGCCGATGCGCCGCATGGTTCAGGCCCGCACCCTGTCCCCGATCAGCTCGGTGGCCGGCCGTACGGGGTACCTGCGCGGGCAGTTGATGCGTGACCAGGACACCGGCGAATACCTGGTCCAGGCCCTAGGCGGGGCGCCGGGCGCGTCGACCCACCTGCTGGCCACGCTCGCCGAGGCGAACTGTCTCGTGGTGATTCCGAGTGAGGTCGACGAGGTTCGCACCGGCGAAACCGTGGATGTGGCATTCCTGGCTCAGCGCGGCTGA
- a CDS encoding GNAT family N-acetyltransferase: protein MSLFRSNAFHPGWPGPVGPLRVPAGVVRLRPVRLRDAAVWSRIRLADQAHLEPWEPVSGVDWHVRHAVSSWPTICSGLRSEARRGRMLPYVIELDGQFAGQLTIGNVTHGALRSAWIGYWVASDKTGGGVATGALALGLDHCFNGVQLHRVEATVRPENAASRAVLARVGFREEGLLRRYLEVDGAWRDHLLVAVTLEELKHSAAQSLVSAGRASWC, encoded by the coding sequence ATGAGCCTGTTCCGCTCCAACGCTTTTCACCCGGGCTGGCCCGGTCCGGTCGGGCCGCTGCGGGTTCCGGCCGGGGTGGTGCGGCTACGCCCGGTGCGGCTGCGTGATGCCGCGGTGTGGAGCCGCATCCGGCTGGCCGACCAGGCCCACTTGGAGCCGTGGGAGCCGGTGAGTGGTGTGGATTGGCATGTCCGCCATGCTGTTTCGTCGTGGCCGACGATCTGCTCAGGTCTGCGCAGTGAGGCCCGGCGCGGGCGGATGCTGCCCTATGTGATCGAGCTCGACGGGCAGTTCGCCGGCCAGCTGACGATCGGCAACGTCACGCACGGTGCGCTGCGGTCGGCGTGGATCGGCTACTGGGTGGCCAGCGACAAGACCGGCGGCGGGGTGGCGACCGGTGCGCTCGCGCTGGGGCTCGACCACTGCTTCAACGGCGTGCAGCTGCACCGGGTGGAGGCCACGGTGCGCCCGGAGAACGCGGCGAGCCGGGCCGTGCTGGCGCGGGTGGGTTTCCGCGAGGAGGGGCTGCTGCGTCGCTACCTCGAGGTGGACGGCGCCTGGCGCGACCATCTTCTGGTGGCGGTCACGTTGGAAGAGCTCAAGCACTCGGCGGCCCAGTCGCTGGTTTCGGCCGGCCGGGCCAGTTGGTGCTGA
- the sepX gene encoding divisome protein SepX/GlpR codes for MPSIPQSLLWISLVVLWLFVLVPMLISKRDSVRRTSDVALATRVLNSGRNAQRLRRGPAAGHHSDPHWRPSADHLDEDLDEDLEDEAPAEVRVHATVQRTVVVAAASVETPEPDYLDVDIVDEDSGALPVGAMAKAAQAEAAPEEVGEPELELEFETEPEAEPEPEPEPVAVDEPVEETIEEPVEEFDAVESEAQTERIAVDLDEAEEPEPVQETEDPEDFADDEYEYVADETGLEPEAEDEPVEEDQSEARVASLGATRQRRFESKKAAEISARKFRFRKRVLALLAATLLFSAGAAFLVTPSAWWVCGTAGTLTVLYLAYLRRQTRIEEQLRRRRAQRMARSRLGVENTDDHKLDVVPARLRRPGAVVLDIDDEDPIFEHLAYASYGSMSREYDLPRASGQ; via the coding sequence ATGCCAAGCATCCCCCAGTCACTGCTGTGGATTTCCCTCGTCGTTCTCTGGCTTTTCGTTTTGGTTCCGATGTTGATCAGCAAGCGCGACTCGGTCCGTCGTACCAGTGACGTCGCCCTGGCGACCCGAGTCCTCAACAGCGGACGCAACGCACAACGCTTACGACGCGGCCCCGCCGCCGGGCACCACAGCGATCCGCACTGGCGGCCAAGCGCCGACCACCTCGACGAGGATCTCGATGAAGACCTCGAGGACGAGGCGCCTGCCGAAGTGCGGGTGCACGCGACCGTGCAGCGCACCGTCGTGGTGGCCGCCGCGAGTGTCGAGACCCCCGAACCCGATTACCTCGACGTCGACATCGTCGACGAGGATTCCGGTGCCCTGCCGGTCGGTGCGATGGCCAAGGCGGCTCAGGCCGAGGCGGCGCCCGAGGAAGTCGGCGAGCCCGAACTCGAATTGGAGTTCGAGACCGAGCCCGAGGCTGAGCCCGAACCCGAGCCGGAGCCCGTCGCGGTCGACGAACCGGTCGAAGAAACGATCGAGGAGCCCGTCGAGGAATTCGACGCCGTCGAGTCGGAAGCCCAAACCGAGCGGATCGCAGTCGATCTCGACGAGGCCGAGGAGCCTGAGCCGGTCCAGGAGACTGAGGACCCGGAGGATTTCGCCGACGACGAGTACGAATACGTCGCCGACGAGACAGGCCTGGAACCCGAAGCCGAGGACGAGCCGGTCGAGGAAGACCAGTCCGAGGCACGCGTCGCGTCGTTGGGCGCGACCCGGCAACGCCGGTTCGAATCCAAGAAGGCCGCGGAGATCAGCGCCCGCAAGTTCCGGTTCCGCAAGCGTGTACTCGCGCTGCTGGCCGCCACGTTGCTGTTCTCGGCGGGAGCCGCCTTCCTGGTGACACCGTCGGCCTGGTGGGTGTGTGGCACTGCCGGCACGCTGACCGTGCTGTACCTGGCTTACCTGCGCCGTCAGACGCGCATCGAGGAGCAGCTGAGGCGTCGCCGTGCGCAGCGCATGGCCCGCTCCAGGCTGGGCGTGGAGAACACCGACGACCACAAGCTCGACGTCGTACCGGCCCGGCTGCGCAGGCCCGGGGCAGTGGTCCTCGACATCGACGACGAGGATCCGATCTTCGAGCATCTGGCCTACGCGTCGTACGGGTCGATGTCGCGCGAATACGATCTACCGCGTGCTTCCGGGCAGTAG
- a CDS encoding polymorphic toxin-type HINT domain-containing protein, protein MAVTLGGLHLIAPTAEQDSDAVAATAASAIEGFANAAVAAFDDSAVGSDPALSPQQRRAGLPEDPVAGLTSPTAAGPVQVVLPGGLGPAQQAAGGQVIYPNAGAGFDFLAENTTTGTRTVARINGPAGPRMITTFVRTPADTVMLAHTNGNLTINRATPAAETIGLFSPAETRDVTGALVPSSYVVKQLAPQLYALAEVFDPQPGTTWPVYVDPPLHLARAGGAAPPEGLFDSVTNAVNSVTNTVTSAASTAMSATVSGAKAVGTFVKENPLESAMLVGGVALALTGVGGPASAAMIASATVNLASAGVDIAAAAMPDNQALGIASNVLGAASMVTPQGATKKVIKEGVEQAAEQLAKHTADIVDVAKAAPTPPAQLADEVAAARAAKPPTVPGLSPKAPNAPPTAGKTPEIPCAGQSFSPNTFVLLADGTSRPIAEVSIGDLVWSTDPATGRSGPQTVQAVLVNHDTDLLDLTITNTAGESALVHTTERHPFYSPSRAQNPVRGLSAVTTPSQANGPGWTDAADLRSGDGLYTPNGDAAEVKSVTPVDGDAHMWDLTIENTHTFYVTTTAAPVLVHNCPMPADYGPKSLPACTKLDCGHTTEVPSLVYNESVVPGHYNHNLDAIENGRPEVLTKGDPKDTVRRRRQATGHLPSAGEGKVKHEYPYASSEEGGRGAHVTSQLRSESDIEGDLVRSLSRDQKVRPGDRFTTTYRGTDGKTRCPECANKQRYDSQDASRQGVIQPSVRQQGSAGGTRQGQSTNPTKAKSNKKPDRKKVKQKRKQKHQDKKKQKKKNKKSKQNHNKPKG, encoded by the coding sequence GTGGCGGTTACGCTCGGCGGGCTACACCTGATCGCACCCACTGCGGAGCAGGACAGCGACGCAGTGGCGGCGACTGCGGCGTCGGCGATTGAGGGGTTCGCCAATGCCGCAGTCGCCGCGTTCGATGACTCGGCGGTAGGTTCGGACCCTGCCTTGTCCCCGCAGCAGCGCCGAGCCGGACTGCCCGAGGACCCGGTGGCCGGTCTGACCTCACCAACAGCGGCCGGCCCCGTACAGGTGGTGCTGCCCGGTGGCCTCGGACCCGCTCAGCAGGCCGCCGGTGGCCAGGTGATCTATCCGAATGCCGGTGCAGGCTTTGACTTCCTGGCCGAGAACACCACCACCGGCACCCGCACGGTCGCGCGGATCAACGGTCCCGCTGGGCCGCGGATGATCACCACGTTCGTCCGCACCCCTGCTGACACGGTGATGCTGGCCCACACCAACGGCAACCTCACGATCAACCGGGCCACCCCGGCCGCCGAGACCATCGGCCTGTTCTCCCCGGCCGAAACCCGCGACGTCACCGGCGCTTTGGTACCGAGTTCGTATGTGGTCAAGCAGCTCGCCCCGCAGTTGTATGCGTTGGCCGAGGTGTTCGATCCTCAACCGGGCACCACGTGGCCGGTGTATGTCGACCCACCCCTGCACCTCGCCAGAGCCGGCGGGGCCGCACCCCCCGAGGGACTGTTCGATTCGGTCACCAACGCGGTCAACTCCGTCACCAACACCGTGACCTCGGCGGCCTCCACCGCGATGTCGGCCACCGTCTCCGGAGCGAAAGCTGTCGGCACATTCGTCAAAGAAAACCCGCTCGAATCGGCCATGCTCGTCGGCGGCGTCGCCCTCGCGCTCACCGGAGTCGGCGGACCCGCCAGCGCGGCCATGATCGCCTCGGCCACAGTCAACCTGGCCAGCGCCGGCGTGGACATCGCCGCAGCCGCCATGCCCGACAACCAAGCACTTGGCATCGCCTCCAACGTGCTCGGCGCCGCCTCCATGGTCACCCCGCAAGGCGCAACCAAAAAGGTCATCAAAGAAGGCGTTGAGCAAGCGGCCGAACAACTCGCCAAACACACCGCTGACATCGTCGACGTCGCCAAAGCCGCACCCACCCCACCAGCACAACTCGCCGACGAGGTGGCGGCAGCCCGCGCGGCGAAACCGCCCACCGTGCCGGGGTTGTCACCAAAGGCACCCAACGCGCCACCGACTGCGGGTAAAACACCGGAAATACCCTGTGCGGGACAGTCGTTCAGCCCCAATACGTTCGTGCTGCTGGCAGATGGCACCAGTCGCCCCATCGCAGAAGTCAGTATCGGTGATCTGGTGTGGTCAACCGACCCCGCCACCGGCCGGTCAGGACCCCAGACGGTTCAGGCGGTGCTCGTCAATCACGACACCGACCTGCTCGACCTCACCATCACCAACACCGCCGGTGAATCTGCGCTCGTCCACACCACTGAACGCCATCCGTTCTACAGCCCCAGTCGTGCGCAGAACCCGGTTCGTGGCCTGTCAGCCGTCACCACACCCAGTCAGGCCAACGGACCCGGCTGGACCGACGCGGCGGATCTTCGTTCCGGTGACGGCCTCTACACCCCCAACGGTGATGCCGCAGAGGTCAAGTCGGTTACACCCGTGGACGGTGACGCCCACATGTGGGACCTCACCATCGAGAACACGCATACCTTCTACGTCACGACCACGGCAGCGCCGGTCCTTGTCCACAACTGCCCGATGCCGGCCGACTACGGACCGAAGAGCCTGCCCGCCTGCACAAAGCTCGATTGCGGACACACCACCGAGGTGCCGTCGCTTGTTTACAACGAGAGCGTCGTGCCGGGACATTACAACCACAACCTTGACGCAATCGAGAACGGTCGCCCAGAGGTCCTGACGAAAGGCGATCCCAAAGACACCGTTCGACGCCGTCGACAAGCAACTGGACACTTGCCATCCGCTGGCGAGGGAAAGGTCAAACACGAGTACCCCTATGCGTCGTCGGAAGAGGGCGGCAGGGGCGCCCACGTCACGTCCCAGCTGCGCAGCGAATCGGATATCGAGGGCGACTTGGTTCGATCCCTCAGTCGCGATCAGAAGGTACGACCAGGCGATCGGTTCACGACGACATATCGGGGCACTGACGGGAAGACACGCTGCCCAGAGTGTGCGAACAAGCAACGCTACGATTCGCAGGACGCAAGCCGTCAAGGTGTCATTCAACCCTCCGTTCGTCAGCAGGGTTCAGCGGGCGGCACTCGGCAAGGCCAGAGCACGAACCCGACAAAGGCCAAATCCAACAAAAAGCCCGACCGTAAGAAGGTGAAGCAGAAACGCAAACAAAAGCATCAGGATAAGAAGAAGCAAAAGAAGAAAAATAAAAAGAGCAAGCAGAACCACAACAAGCCAAAGGGATAG